A genomic stretch from Streptomyces venezuelae ATCC 10712 includes:
- a CDS encoding membrane protein, protein MGGELTSGAAGAPPAAAPGPGGTPKAVGIVWALLGLNTLGSAGAKTVVPLPRSLIQMATMGALVAAFALALALNPRLRIRASAFLFLLTLLLVPSVIASVQPDVGFGALFRCTRLAVFVGTLWLLSHWWDGGLTFVRYHIRMYFAVLVLVAAGLAVAPGTAMPEYYGGRLVGALWPLTPPQIGQYAAIVIGLAVLLVLGRRTTAGSAAVVVVPSLVLLAMTHTRTATLGLLIGLVLAIGSLVLTSAAARRFFAWAVLCATVAAVAFSSALRAWFLRGQSQENFANLTGRAKVWDALLAEPRSTGEKVFGTGLGDKSFDGLPIDNSWLAVYDEQGLIGVVVVAALVIVIGGVALLRPPSLPRACAIFLISYCAISSYTEVGLGDASAYLLHLALAASLLVAPAPPAPLPVAEIPRRRIPRWARR, encoded by the coding sequence ATGGGCGGAGAGCTGACCTCCGGCGCCGCGGGCGCGCCGCCCGCCGCCGCACCGGGCCCCGGTGGCACGCCGAAGGCCGTCGGGATCGTCTGGGCGCTCCTCGGTCTCAACACCCTCGGGTCCGCCGGGGCGAAGACCGTCGTCCCACTCCCCCGGTCCCTCATCCAGATGGCCACCATGGGCGCGCTGGTCGCCGCGTTCGCGCTGGCGCTCGCGCTCAACCCCCGGCTGCGCATCCGGGCCAGCGCCTTCCTGTTCCTGCTCACCCTGCTGCTCGTGCCGAGCGTCATCGCCAGCGTGCAGCCGGACGTCGGGTTCGGCGCGCTGTTCCGGTGCACCCGGCTCGCGGTCTTCGTCGGCACGCTGTGGCTGCTCAGCCACTGGTGGGACGGCGGCCTGACGTTCGTCAGGTACCACATCCGGATGTACTTCGCGGTGCTCGTGCTGGTCGCCGCGGGCCTGGCCGTCGCCCCGGGCACGGCGATGCCGGAGTACTACGGCGGGCGGCTGGTGGGCGCGCTGTGGCCGCTCACCCCGCCGCAGATCGGCCAGTACGCCGCGATCGTCATCGGGCTCGCCGTGCTGCTCGTCCTCGGCCGCCGGACCACGGCGGGGAGCGCGGCGGTGGTCGTCGTGCCGTCGCTCGTCCTGCTCGCGATGACGCACACCCGGACGGCCACGCTCGGCCTGCTCATCGGGCTGGTGCTGGCGATCGGCTCGCTCGTCCTGACCAGTGCGGCCGCCCGCCGGTTCTTCGCGTGGGCGGTGCTGTGCGCCACGGTGGCCGCGGTCGCGTTCAGCTCGGCGCTGCGGGCGTGGTTCCTGCGCGGGCAGAGCCAGGAGAACTTCGCCAACCTCACCGGCCGGGCCAAGGTCTGGGACGCCCTGCTCGCGGAGCCCCGGTCGACCGGGGAGAAGGTGTTCGGCACGGGTCTGGGCGACAAGTCGTTCGACGGTCTGCCGATCGACAACAGCTGGCTGGCCGTCTACGACGAGCAGGGCCTGATCGGGGTCGTCGTCGTGGCGGCGCTCGTCATCGTGATCGGCGGCGTCGCGCTGCTCCGGCCGCCATCGCTGCCGAGGGCCTGCGCGATCTTCCTGATCAGTTACTGCGCAATCTCCTCGTACACCGAGGTAGGCCTCGGCGACGCCTCGGCGTACCTGCTGCATCTGGCGCTGGCCGCCTCGCTTCTGGTCGCGCCCGCTCCCCCCGCGCCGCTGCCGGTGGCCGAGATTCCCCGACGACGTATCCCCCGATGGGCCAGGAGGTGA
- a CDS encoding DUF4910 domain-containing protein has product MAPVTVGKDMHELVERLYPLCRSITGDGVRATLEIVGEYVPLQVHEVPTGTQVLDWTVPQEWNIRDAYVADAAGNRVIDFAASSLHVLGYSVPVSRTMPLSELREHLHTLPEHPRWVPYRTSYYTPEWGFCLAQETLDALPDGEYEVCVDSTLADGHLTYAEHVVPGQVSDEVIVSCHVCHPSLANDNLAGIAVATFLARALAEETPYYTYRFIYAPGTIGAITWLARNAERIEQVKHGLVLACAGDSGRLTYKQSRRGDAEIDRVLRHVLAASERPHHVTEFTPYGYDERQYCSPGFDLGVGSLSRTPYAGYPEYHTSADNPDFVSPEAMADTLAVCREAFAVLDRNRKYVNLSPYGEPQLGRRGLYDSLGGRSDAKQAQMAMLWVLSLSDGEHGLLDVAERSGLPFDTVAAAADALCEAGLIKA; this is encoded by the coding sequence GTGGCGCCGGTGACCGTCGGAAAGGACATGCACGAGCTGGTGGAGCGGCTGTACCCGCTCTGCCGGAGCATCACGGGCGACGGGGTGCGCGCCACCCTGGAGATCGTCGGCGAGTACGTTCCGCTCCAGGTGCACGAGGTGCCCACCGGCACACAGGTGCTCGACTGGACGGTGCCCCAGGAGTGGAACATCCGGGACGCGTACGTCGCCGACGCCGCCGGGAACCGGGTGATCGACTTCGCCGCGTCCAGCCTGCACGTGCTCGGCTACAGCGTGCCGGTGTCACGGACCATGCCGCTGTCCGAGCTGCGGGAGCACCTGCACACCCTGCCGGAGCACCCCCGCTGGGTGCCGTACCGCACCAGCTACTACACGCCGGAGTGGGGGTTCTGCCTGGCCCAGGAGACCCTGGACGCGCTGCCGGACGGCGAGTACGAGGTGTGCGTCGACTCCACCCTCGCCGACGGCCACCTCACCTACGCCGAGCACGTGGTCCCCGGTCAGGTCTCCGACGAGGTGATCGTCTCCTGCCACGTCTGCCATCCGTCGCTGGCCAACGACAACCTGGCCGGCATCGCGGTGGCGACGTTCCTGGCCAGGGCACTGGCCGAGGAGACGCCGTACTACACCTACCGGTTCATCTACGCGCCGGGCACCATCGGGGCGATCACCTGGCTGGCCCGCAACGCCGAGCGGATCGAGCAGGTCAAGCACGGGCTGGTGCTGGCCTGCGCGGGCGACTCGGGCCGGCTGACGTACAAGCAGAGCAGGCGCGGCGACGCGGAGATCGACCGGGTGCTGCGGCACGTCCTCGCCGCCTCCGAACGCCCGCACCACGTCACCGAGTTCACGCCGTACGGCTACGACGAGCGGCAGTACTGCTCGCCCGGGTTCGACCTCGGCGTGGGCTCGCTCAGCCGGACCCCGTACGCCGGGTACCCCGAGTACCACACCTCGGCGGACAACCCGGACTTCGTCTCCCCGGAGGCGATGGCGGACACGCTCGCCGTCTGCCGCGAGGCGTTCGCCGTACTGGACCGGAACAGGAAGTACGTCAACCTCAGCCCCTACGGCGAACCGCAGCTGGGACGGCGGGGGTTGTACGACTCGCTCGGCGGCCGCAGCGACGCGAAACAGGCGCAGATGGCCATGCTCTGGGTGCTCAGCCTCTCCGACGGCGAGCACGGTCTGCTCGACGTCGCCGAGCGGTCCGGGCTGCCGTTCGACACGGTCGCGGCCGCCGCCGACGCCCTGTGCGAGGCCGGGCTGATCAAGGCATGA
- a CDS encoding glycosyltransferase family 2 protein — protein MTAPPRLGIGLPVYNGEEYLAEALDALLGQTYEDFELVISDNASTDGTRDICRRYAAKDSRIRYIRLSRNIGAAPNHNYVFTQCRGELFKWASHDDLYARDLLRRCVDALDERPDVILAHADQAVIDGDGRVKVPYEYTLATDSPSAPERFRSMLFEPGGDDFYGVMRADVLRRVKPHDSYHHADRTFVSEIGLHGPFHQVPELLYFRRDHPTRAERANPSKRSRCVNLDPRRAGPLHPTPRLLAEYVWGFVAAIRRAPLSPADRRACYRHLAAWATSRARPGAGERVEDRAPVDPARYAVSLDAIVAGREGRRA, from the coding sequence ATGACCGCCCCTCCCCGGCTCGGTATCGGCCTGCCCGTCTACAACGGCGAGGAGTACCTCGCCGAGGCGCTCGACGCCCTGCTCGGCCAGACCTACGAGGACTTCGAGCTGGTCATCTCCGACAACGCCTCGACCGACGGGACCCGGGACATCTGCCGCCGGTACGCCGCGAAGGACTCGCGCATCCGGTACATCCGGCTCTCCCGGAACATCGGCGCCGCGCCCAACCACAACTACGTGTTCACCCAGTGCCGCGGCGAGCTGTTCAAGTGGGCCTCGCACGACGACCTGTACGCCAGGGACCTGCTGCGGCGCTGCGTGGACGCGCTGGACGAGCGGCCCGACGTCATCCTCGCCCACGCCGACCAGGCGGTCATCGACGGCGACGGCCGGGTGAAGGTCCCGTACGAGTACACGCTCGCCACCGACTCGCCGAGCGCGCCCGAGCGCTTCCGCAGCATGCTCTTCGAGCCCGGCGGCGACGACTTCTACGGGGTGATGCGGGCCGACGTGCTGCGCCGGGTGAAGCCGCACGACAGCTACCACCACGCGGACCGCACGTTCGTCTCCGAGATCGGTCTGCACGGTCCCTTCCACCAGGTGCCCGAGCTGCTGTACTTCCGGCGCGACCACCCCACCCGCGCCGAGCGGGCCAACCCGTCCAAGCGGTCCCGCTGCGTCAACCTCGACCCGCGCCGGGCCGGCCCGCTGCACCCGACGCCCCGGCTGCTCGCCGAGTACGTCTGGGGCTTCGTCGCGGCGATCCGGCGGGCGCCGCTGTCGCCGGCGGACCGGCGGGCGTGCTACCGCCACCTGGCCGCGTGGGCGACCAGCCGGGCCAGGCCGGGCGCCGGCGAGCGGGTCGAGGACCGTGCCCCGGTCGACCCGGCCCGGTACGCCGTCTCCCTGGACGCGATCGTCGCCGGCCGGGAAGGCAGGCGGGCGTGA
- a CDS encoding glucose-1-phosphate cytidylyltransferase — MKVVLFCGGYGLRMRSGASDDIPKPMAMVGPRPLIWHVMRYYAYFGHKEFILCLGYGAHHIKNFFLNYEETTSNDFVLRGGRTELLSTDIADWTITFAQTGIESPIGERLRRVRHHLDGDDMFLANYADVLTDAPLPEMIDRFARRDAGASMMVVPPQSSFHCVELGEDGLVGGITAVSDMPLWENGGYFVLRQEVFDHIPENGDLVADGCAQLAKRGRLVAHQHRGFWKPTDTVKERAALDAAYVRGDRPWAVWERDDAGVRA; from the coding sequence ATGAAGGTCGTCCTGTTCTGCGGCGGTTACGGACTGCGGATGCGCAGCGGAGCCTCCGACGACATCCCCAAGCCGATGGCGATGGTCGGTCCGCGGCCGCTGATCTGGCACGTCATGCGCTACTACGCGTACTTCGGGCACAAGGAGTTCATCCTGTGTCTCGGGTACGGGGCCCACCACATCAAGAACTTCTTCCTCAACTACGAGGAGACGACGTCCAACGACTTCGTGCTGCGGGGCGGGCGGACCGAGCTGCTGTCCACCGACATAGCCGACTGGACGATCACGTTCGCGCAGACCGGCATCGAGTCCCCGATCGGGGAGCGGCTGCGCCGGGTGCGCCACCACCTGGACGGGGACGACATGTTCCTCGCCAACTACGCCGACGTGCTCACCGACGCCCCGCTGCCGGAGATGATCGACCGGTTCGCGCGGCGGGACGCCGGGGCGTCGATGATGGTGGTGCCGCCGCAGTCGTCGTTCCACTGCGTGGAGCTCGGCGAGGACGGTCTGGTGGGGGGCATCACGGCGGTGAGCGACATGCCGCTGTGGGAGAACGGCGGCTACTTCGTGCTCCGCCAGGAGGTCTTCGACCACATCCCGGAGAACGGCGACCTGGTCGCCGACGGCTGTGCCCAACTGGCCAAGCGGGGGCGGCTCGTGGCGCACCAGCACCGCGGGTTCTGGAAGCCGACCGACACCGTGAAGGAGCGGGCCGCGCTCGACGCCGCCTACGTCCGGGGCGACCGGCCGTGGGCCGTGTGGGAGCGGGACGACGCCGGGGTGCGCGCGTGA
- a CDS encoding class I SAM-dependent methyltransferase: MTRCRLCGSAALTGVVDLGATPPCESFLAADQLDLPEPAYPLHLRVCTDCWLAQIPPLITPEETFSEYAYFSSFSTSWVEHARVFVADAVERVGLGPDAFVVEVASNDGYLLRHVVDRGIRCLGIEPSVNVGAAARDAGVPTVTAFLGPETGSAVRAEHGPADLVVANNVYAHIPDVVGFTRGLRALVADDGWVSIEVQHLLTLIEENQYDTIYHEHFQYYTVASAIRALASGGLALVDVELLPTHGGSIRLWARPAEVAGEPTRRVADVLDREKAAGLQELSGYTEFSARVAKVRRDLLKFLIGAAERGETVVGYGAPGKGNTLLNHCGIRPDLLAYTVDRNPYKHGRFTPGTRIPILPPERIAEDRPDYVLVLPWNLRTELVEQLSFVHEWGGRLVFPIPELSIVEVTR; the protein is encoded by the coding sequence ATGACAAGGTGCCGACTCTGCGGTTCGGCGGCGCTGACCGGCGTCGTCGATCTCGGGGCGACCCCGCCGTGCGAGAGCTTCCTCGCCGCGGACCAGCTGGACCTGCCGGAACCGGCGTACCCGCTGCACCTGCGGGTCTGCACCGACTGCTGGCTCGCGCAGATCCCACCGCTGATCACGCCGGAGGAGACGTTCAGCGAGTACGCGTACTTCTCGTCGTTCTCGACCTCCTGGGTGGAGCACGCCCGGGTGTTCGTCGCGGACGCCGTGGAGCGGGTGGGGCTCGGCCCCGACGCCTTCGTGGTCGAGGTCGCCAGCAACGACGGGTACCTGCTGCGGCACGTGGTGGACCGGGGGATCCGCTGCCTGGGCATCGAGCCGTCGGTGAACGTCGGCGCGGCGGCGCGCGATGCGGGGGTGCCCACGGTCACCGCGTTCCTGGGCCCGGAGACCGGCTCCGCCGTCCGTGCCGAACACGGCCCGGCGGACCTGGTCGTGGCCAACAACGTGTACGCGCACATCCCCGACGTCGTCGGGTTCACCCGGGGGCTGCGCGCCCTGGTCGCCGACGACGGCTGGGTCTCCATCGAGGTGCAGCACCTGCTGACCCTCATCGAGGAGAACCAGTACGACACGATCTACCACGAGCACTTCCAGTACTACACGGTCGCCTCCGCGATCCGGGCGCTCGCGAGCGGCGGACTCGCGCTCGTGGACGTCGAGTTGCTGCCCACCCACGGCGGGTCCATCCGGCTGTGGGCCCGGCCCGCCGAGGTGGCGGGCGAGCCGACGCGGCGGGTCGCCGACGTCCTCGACCGGGAGAAGGCCGCCGGGCTCCAGGAGCTGTCCGGCTACACCGAGTTCTCCGCCCGGGTGGCCAAGGTGCGCCGGGACCTCCTGAAGTTCCTCATCGGGGCGGCCGAGCGCGGCGAGACCGTCGTCGGCTACGGCGCCCCGGGCAAGGGCAACACGCTGCTCAACCACTGCGGCATCCGGCCCGACCTGCTCGCGTACACGGTCGACCGCAACCCCTACAAGCACGGCCGGTTCACCCCCGGCACCCGCATCCCGATCCTGCCGCCCGAGCGGATCGCCGAGGACCGGCCGGACTACGTCCTGGTCCTCCCGTGGAACCTGCGGACCGAACTGGTCGAGCAGCTGTCCTTCGTGCACGAGTGGGGCGGCCGCCTTGTCTTCCCCATCCCGGAACTGAGCATTGTCGAGGTCACGCGATGA
- a CDS encoding glycosyltransferase family 4 protein codes for MHVLVVHNRYSSAQPSGENRVVDEEVGLLRAAGHRVDVFERRSDDIAARSLLGKVAVPLLVPWNPAVRTELAARLRAERPDVVHVHNVFPLLSPAVLAACADAGVPVVATLHNYTQVCPPGTLHRDGRQCTECVGSATSLPAVRHGCYRDSRLATVPLAVSLAVNRRRWWSGVERFFCISGAQRDILVRSGMPAERLAVKHNFVPDPGTRRTGPGEHVLFLGRLAEAKGVRLLMAAWDELAATGGVGVPLVIAGAGPLEPEVTAWAAGRDDVRLAGLWDPEECRRGVARSVAVVAPSLAMETFGLVVAEAMAAGVPSVAAGHGAFVELVEDGVTGLLHRPGDASSLASRIRRIAGDQDRNGAMGRAARLRYEQGFSPAVGLDRLVEGYRAAIAGRSGGGEAAPPVGNEHAGPRRETRAGRDGGSR; via the coding sequence ATGCATGTCCTTGTGGTGCACAACCGCTACTCCTCGGCGCAGCCGAGCGGGGAGAACAGGGTGGTCGACGAGGAGGTGGGGCTGCTGCGGGCGGCCGGCCACCGGGTCGACGTGTTCGAGCGGCGCAGCGACGACATCGCGGCCCGTTCCCTGCTCGGCAAGGTCGCGGTGCCGCTGCTCGTGCCGTGGAACCCGGCGGTCCGTACGGAGCTCGCGGCCCGGCTGCGCGCCGAGCGGCCGGACGTGGTCCACGTCCACAACGTCTTCCCGCTGCTCTCCCCCGCGGTGCTCGCCGCCTGCGCCGACGCCGGTGTGCCCGTCGTCGCCACGCTGCACAACTACACCCAGGTCTGCCCGCCCGGCACGCTGCACCGCGACGGCCGGCAGTGCACCGAGTGCGTCGGCTCGGCGACGTCGCTGCCCGCCGTCCGGCACGGCTGCTACCGGGACTCGCGCCTCGCGACGGTTCCGCTCGCGGTCAGCCTGGCGGTCAACCGGCGGCGCTGGTGGTCCGGCGTGGAGCGGTTCTTCTGCATCTCCGGGGCGCAGCGCGACATCCTGGTGCGGTCCGGGATGCCGGCCGAACGCCTCGCCGTGAAGCACAACTTCGTGCCCGACCCGGGGACCCGCCGGACGGGTCCCGGCGAGCACGTGCTCTTCCTCGGCCGGCTCGCGGAGGCCAAGGGCGTACGGCTGCTCATGGCCGCGTGGGACGAGCTCGCGGCGACCGGCGGTGTGGGTGTGCCGCTCGTGATCGCCGGGGCGGGGCCGCTGGAGCCGGAGGTGACCGCGTGGGCGGCGGGCCGGGACGACGTGCGTCTCGCCGGTCTCTGGGACCCGGAGGAGTGCCGGCGGGGTGTCGCGCGGTCGGTCGCCGTGGTGGCTCCTTCGCTGGCCATGGAGACCTTCGGTCTGGTGGTCGCGGAGGCGATGGCGGCCGGGGTGCCGTCCGTGGCCGCCGGTCACGGGGCGTTCGTCGAGCTCGTCGAGGACGGGGTGACCGGGCTGCTGCACCGCCCGGGGGACGCCTCCTCGCTCGCGTCCCGCATCCGTCGGATCGCGGGCGATCAGGACCGCAACGGGGCGATGGGCCGGGCGGCCCGGCTCCGTTACGAGCAGGGGTTCAGCCCGGCCGTGGGCCTGGACCGCCTGGTGGAGGGGTACCGGGCCGCGATCGCGGGCCGGTCCGGCGGCGGGGAGGCCGCGCCGCCGGTAGGGAACGAACACGCTGGCCCGCGCCGGGAGACCCGCGCGGGCAGGGATGGGGGCAGTAGATGA
- a CDS encoding PIG-L deacetylase family protein gives MIRLGAGRLDRVVAVGAHCDDIAIGAGGTLLTMCRARPGLRVDALVLSGGGGEREDEERAALAAFCPDADLRLTVLKLPDGRLPAHWEEAKAAVEELRERSEPDVIVAPRTDDAHQDHRGLAQLMTTAFRDHLVLGYEIVKWDGDLGRPSAYQPLTPEIAEHKVRLLQEHYPSQRHRPWYDREAFLGLARIRGIECHARYAEAFAVTKLTLDLGD, from the coding sequence GTGATCCGGCTCGGGGCGGGACGGCTCGACCGGGTCGTCGCGGTGGGCGCGCACTGCGACGACATCGCCATCGGCGCCGGCGGCACGCTCCTGACGATGTGCCGCGCGCGGCCGGGTCTCCGGGTCGACGCGCTGGTGCTGTCCGGCGGCGGCGGTGAGCGCGAGGACGAGGAGCGGGCCGCGCTTGCCGCCTTCTGCCCGGACGCCGACCTGCGGCTGACCGTGCTCAAGCTGCCGGACGGCCGGCTGCCCGCGCACTGGGAGGAGGCCAAGGCGGCGGTCGAGGAGCTGCGCGAGCGGTCCGAGCCGGACGTGATCGTGGCGCCGCGCACCGATGACGCACACCAGGACCACCGCGGGCTGGCGCAGCTGATGACCACCGCGTTCCGCGACCATCTCGTGCTCGGCTACGAGATCGTCAAGTGGGACGGCGATCTCGGGCGTCCGTCGGCGTACCAGCCGCTGACGCCGGAGATCGCCGAGCACAAGGTGCGGCTGCTGCAGGAGCACTACCCCTCGCAGCGGCACCGTCCCTGGTACGACCGGGAAGCCTTCCTCGGTCTGGCACGCATCCGCGGCATCGAATGCCACGCGCGGTACGCCGAGGCGTTCGCCGTCACCAAACTCACTCTCGATCTGGGGGATTGA
- a CDS encoding membrane protein, which yields MSTGKERTTAPADPAGPARPAARRAMAGRLSWGLADQAASSATNFMVGIYVARSLGLAAFGVFSLAWVTYGVVLSVSRGLSTDPLMVRFSGVPEAAWRGAVARSSGTALGVGAAVGVVCLALGPVLGGSVGTAFAGLGVVLPGLLLQDAWRFSFFAAGAGRKAFLNDLVMGVALVPAMLVAARVGSVAAFVLAWGASAAVAAGYGYLQSGIRPRPAGARTWLGEQSDLGYRYLVENVGVSGAGQLRAYGLGAIVGVSAVGVVRGAELLLGPFLAVLMGLSLVTVAEAARVLRQAPHRLRVFCLLLGGGQAAAALLWGAALLLVPDRFGELVLGGVWHAASELIVPATLGVAGASLGTGAAAGLRALAAARRSLRCQLIASTFYVAGGLGGAVVAGTVGSAWGVAAATLLSSAVWWLELRAALREHHRRPVPEAHPTSPSPT from the coding sequence ATGAGCACCGGGAAGGAGAGGACGACGGCGCCCGCGGACCCGGCCGGACCCGCCCGGCCGGCCGCGCGGCGCGCCATGGCCGGACGGCTGTCCTGGGGGCTCGCCGACCAGGCGGCCTCCAGCGCGACCAACTTCATGGTCGGGATCTATGTGGCCCGCTCGCTCGGGCTGGCCGCGTTCGGGGTGTTCAGCCTGGCCTGGGTGACGTACGGCGTGGTGCTCAGCGTCTCCCGGGGGCTGTCCACCGACCCGCTCATGGTGCGCTTCAGCGGGGTGCCCGAGGCGGCCTGGCGGGGCGCGGTGGCCCGGTCCTCGGGCACCGCGCTCGGCGTCGGCGCCGCCGTCGGCGTGGTGTGTCTGGCGCTCGGACCGGTGCTCGGCGGCTCCGTGGGCACGGCCTTCGCCGGCCTCGGCGTGGTGCTGCCGGGGCTGCTCCTCCAGGACGCCTGGCGGTTCTCGTTCTTCGCGGCGGGCGCCGGGCGCAAGGCGTTCCTCAACGACCTGGTGATGGGCGTCGCCCTCGTCCCGGCCATGCTGGTGGCGGCCCGCGTCGGCAGCGTCGCCGCGTTCGTGCTCGCCTGGGGTGCGTCCGCCGCGGTCGCCGCGGGGTACGGCTACCTGCAGTCCGGCATCCGGCCGCGGCCGGCCGGGGCCCGGACGTGGCTGGGCGAGCAGAGCGACCTCGGCTACCGGTATCTGGTCGAGAACGTCGGCGTCAGCGGCGCCGGCCAGCTGCGGGCCTACGGCCTCGGCGCGATCGTCGGGGTCAGCGCGGTCGGCGTGGTCCGGGGCGCGGAGCTCCTGCTCGGCCCGTTCCTCGCCGTCCTGATGGGTCTGTCCCTGGTCACCGTCGCGGAGGCGGCGCGGGTCCTGCGGCAGGCACCGCACCGGCTGCGGGTGTTCTGTCTGCTGCTCGGCGGCGGGCAGGCGGCCGCCGCGCTGCTCTGGGGCGCGGCGCTGCTCCTCGTACCGGACCGGTTCGGTGAGCTCGTGCTCGGCGGTGTCTGGCACGCCGCGTCGGAACTCATCGTGCCGGCCACCCTCGGCGTCGCGGGCGCGAGCCTCGGCACCGGCGCGGCGGCCGGACTCCGCGCGCTCGCCGCGGCCCGGCGCAGCCTGCGCTGCCAGCTGATCGCCTCCACCTTCTACGTCGCCGGTGGTCTGGGCGGGGCGGTCGTGGCCGGCACGGTCGGCTCGGCCTGGGGGGTCGCCGCCGCGACGCTGCTCAGCTCGGCCGTGTGGTGGCTGGAGCTGCGAGCCGCCCTGCGCGAGCACCACCGCCGTCCCGTCCCCGAGGCGCACCCGACCAGCCCGTCCCCGACCTGA
- a CDS encoding NAD-dependent epimerase/dehydratase family protein has protein sequence MRVLLTGHQGYLGTVMAPVLAAAGHEVVGLDSGLFADCVLGPPPADPAGHRVDLRDVTAEHVAGVDAVIHLGALSNDPLGSLAPDLTYDINHHASVRLARLAKDAGVRRFLYASTCSVYGAAGGDELVSEDAPLRPVTPYAESKVRVEDDLHALADGDFTPVYMRNATAFGYSPRLRADIVLNNLVGHALLSGEVLVMSDGTPWRPLVHAADIARAFTAALTAPREAVHDRAFNIGSEVNNVTVAEIAGQVAEAVAGSKVVITGETGADPRSYRVDFARFRGAVPGFDCEWTVKRGALELADAYREFGLTREDFEQRFTRLAVLRAASESGAVDDTLRWRR, from the coding sequence TTGCGCGTACTGCTGACCGGACACCAGGGCTACCTGGGCACCGTGATGGCCCCGGTCCTCGCCGCCGCCGGGCACGAGGTCGTCGGACTCGACTCCGGCCTGTTCGCCGACTGTGTGCTCGGCCCGCCGCCCGCGGACCCCGCCGGGCACCGGGTGGACCTGCGTGACGTCACGGCCGAGCACGTGGCCGGGGTGGACGCCGTGATCCACCTGGGCGCGCTGTCGAACGACCCGCTGGGATCGCTGGCGCCGGACCTCACCTACGACATCAACCACCACGCCTCCGTGCGGCTCGCCCGGCTGGCCAAGGACGCCGGGGTGCGGCGCTTCCTGTACGCCTCGACCTGCTCGGTGTACGGCGCCGCCGGCGGTGACGAACTGGTCTCCGAGGACGCGCCGTTGCGCCCGGTGACCCCGTACGCCGAGTCCAAGGTCCGGGTGGAGGACGACCTGCACGCGCTCGCCGACGGCGACTTCACCCCGGTGTACATGCGCAACGCCACCGCGTTCGGCTACTCCCCCCGGCTGCGCGCCGACATCGTGCTGAACAACCTGGTGGGCCACGCCCTGCTGTCCGGCGAGGTTCTGGTGATGTCCGACGGCACGCCCTGGCGTCCGCTGGTGCACGCCGCCGACATCGCCCGGGCCTTCACGGCCGCGCTGACCGCGCCGCGCGAGGCGGTGCACGACCGGGCGTTCAACATCGGCAGCGAGGTCAACAACGTCACGGTCGCCGAGATCGCCGGGCAGGTCGCCGAGGCGGTGGCCGGCTCGAAGGTGGTGATCACCGGGGAGACCGGCGCCGATCCGCGGTCGTACCGGGTGGACTTCGCCCGGTTCCGCGGCGCGGTCCCGGGCTTCGACTGCGAGTGGACGGTGAAGCGCGGGGCTCTCGAACTCGCCGACGCCTACCGCGAGTTCGGGCTGACCCGGGAGGACTTCGAGCAGCGTTTCACCCGGCTCGCCGTGCTGCGCGCGGCCTCGGAGTCCGGCGCCGTCGACGACACCCTGCGGTGGCGCCGGTGA